The proteins below come from a single Iocasia fonsfrigidae genomic window:
- a CDS encoding TIGR03915 family putative DNA repair protein has translation MPLYYYLYDGSFPGLMTAIYQAYYYEHKPNYIISSNKYQPALFAEKVIIKTDMKKFDRVYQAVKKKISNRSLQKIYYAYLSELDDIEMKIYRYLRMGFTIGKKIDGHLSNKLVLKLNKIYNKVSGERHRLLGLLRFRKIAGDIYYAPFEPDHNVITLMAPHFAKRLVDQNWIIHDLKREKAVIYNQQEWVLTDLKKRLDQGRLTAEEIEYQELWRGFFDSVAIENRKNSRLQRQFMPERYWKYLIEKS, from the coding sequence ATGCCTCTTTATTATTATCTATATGATGGCAGTTTTCCTGGACTAATGACTGCTATTTATCAGGCTTATTACTATGAACATAAACCGAATTACATTATCAGTTCCAATAAATATCAGCCAGCATTATTTGCTGAAAAGGTAATAATAAAAACAGATATGAAGAAATTTGACCGTGTTTATCAAGCAGTTAAAAAGAAAATATCAAATAGGTCATTACAAAAGATTTATTATGCCTACTTATCTGAATTAGATGATATTGAGATGAAAATCTACCGGTATTTAAGAATGGGATTTACTATTGGAAAGAAAATAGACGGCCATTTAAGTAATAAGCTGGTATTAAAATTAAATAAAATTTACAATAAAGTAAGTGGTGAACGCCACCGTCTACTAGGGTTGTTGCGTTTTAGAAAGATAGCAGGAGATATATATTATGCCCCTTTTGAACCGGATCATAATGTTATTACCTTAATGGCACCACATTTTGCCAAAAGGCTGGTTGATCAAAACTGGATTATCCATGACCTCAAACGTGAAAAAGCAGTTATCTATAATCAGCAGGAATGGGTATTAACTGATTTGAAAAAGAGACTGGATCAAGGCAGGTTAACAGCTGAAGAGATAGAATATCAGGAGTTATGGAGGGGCTTTTTTGATAGTGTTGCTATTGAAAACAGGAAAAATAGTAGGCTGCAACGGCAGTTTATGCCAGAGCGTTACTGGAAATATTTAATTGAAAAGAGCTAG
- a CDS encoding putative DNA modification/repair radical SAM protein: MDLLDKLNILSAAAKYDVSCSSSGSKRRNTPGGIGNAAVSGICHSWSDDGRCISLLKILFTNYCIYDCEYCVNRSSNDLPRAAFTPDEVVNLTVNFYRRNYIEGLFLSSAVIKSPDYTMELLLQTVRKLREEFKFNGYIHLKAIPGADYSLILAAGRYADRMSVNIELPSQKSLKLLAPQKEMNAIIEPMREIGTMIKNNKEEKNSKKKVLKFVPAGQSTQLIVGASPESDFHILKLSEGLYNKLSMKRVYYSAYVPVNNTPTLPAIKNPPLLREHRLYQADWLLRFYGFNAEELLDNKNPNFDADLDPKANWALNHLEVFPLEINTASYQQLLRIPGLGVKSARRIMSARKTGSIDYDDLKNFGTVLKRARYFITCKGKYYGGIPIREDLIKSRLINGKSETGEQLSLFQEPVGKETRSLAFLESGE; this comes from the coding sequence ATGGATTTATTAGATAAACTAAATATCCTATCAGCTGCAGCTAAATATGATGTTTCTTGTTCTTCCAGTGGGAGTAAACGACGTAATACCCCTGGTGGAATCGGGAATGCAGCTGTTAGTGGTATCTGTCACAGCTGGTCAGATGATGGACGGTGTATCTCACTATTGAAGATACTTTTTACTAACTACTGTATCTATGACTGTGAATATTGTGTTAACCGTTCTTCAAATGACCTGCCGAGGGCTGCTTTTACACCTGATGAAGTTGTTAATTTAACAGTTAATTTTTATCGCAGGAATTACATAGAAGGCCTGTTTTTAAGTTCTGCTGTGATTAAGAGTCCAGATTATACCATGGAATTACTCTTGCAGACTGTACGCAAATTACGCGAAGAATTTAAGTTTAACGGTTATATACACCTTAAGGCAATACCAGGTGCTGATTATTCACTAATATTGGCAGCAGGCAGATATGCGGATAGAATGAGTGTTAATATCGAACTCCCATCACAAAAAAGTTTAAAATTACTGGCCCCCCAGAAAGAAATGAATGCTATTATAGAACCAATGAGAGAAATTGGTACAATGATTAAAAATAATAAGGAAGAGAAAAATTCTAAAAAGAAAGTGCTCAAATTTGTGCCAGCCGGGCAGAGTACCCAGTTGATTGTTGGGGCCAGTCCAGAATCTGATTTTCATATTTTAAAGTTATCAGAAGGTTTATATAATAAGTTGAGCATGAAAAGGGTTTATTATTCTGCCTATGTTCCGGTAAATAATACCCCAACATTACCTGCTATAAAAAACCCGCCATTATTACGTGAACACAGATTATATCAGGCTGACTGGTTGTTAAGGTTTTATGGGTTTAATGCTGAAGAACTCCTTGATAATAAGAATCCTAATTTTGATGCTGACCTTGATCCTAAGGCCAATTGGGCTTTGAATCATTTAGAAGTATTTCCCCTGGAGATCAATACAGCCAGTTATCAACAATTACTTAGAATTCCTGGTTTAGGGGTGAAATCTGCCCGCCGAATTATGTCTGCCCGGAAGACAGGCAGTATTGATTATGATGATTTAAAGAACTTTGGAACAGTCTTAAAAAGGGCAAGGTACTTTATTACCTGTAAAGGGAAATATTATGGTGGTATACCGATTAGGGAAGACCTGATCAAATCAAGACTTATAAATGGAAAAAGTGAAACTGGAGAGCAATTATCACTATTTCAGGAGCCGGTCGGGAAAGAGACCAGATCCCTGGCCTTTCTGGAGAGTGGTGAATAG
- a CDS encoding CoA-disulfide reductase: MVKKVVIVGGVAGGASTAARLRRLDEEADIVIYERGDHISFANCGLPYHIGGVIKDRERLLVQTPEAMEARFNISVKVKHEVKSIDKEKKEVLVKDLKNDQTFTESYDYLVLSPGAEPFKPAIEGIDSNNVFTLRNIPDTDRINDYLKSKAPKKAVVVGGGYIGIEMAENLQERGLEVSLVEMLDQVLSPLDYEMAAMVHNHLRMKGIKLYLKDGIKAVKNRNGNTNVVLESGQEIATDMVIMSIGVRPNVELAEGAELALGPTGGIKVNEYLQTSAENIYALGDAIEVNNLISGKPSLLPLAGPANKQGRITANNITHGNKEKYRATQATSIAKVFEMTVATTGNNEKLLKEDDLAYQVSYTNSNNHAGYYPGASPMFIKIIFTAQEGKLLGAQIIGHDGVDKRIDILATAVRHGLTVFDLQELELAYAPPYGSAKDPVNMAGFAAGNILKNIVEPIQYHEIDKLDDNVILLDVREDVEVQLGMIEGAIHIPVNSLRDRLDELDKNKEVVVYCAVGLRGYIACRILLQHGFNKVKNLVGGYKLYSAVEMNNKELAEEPGQEEVYSASNPEEGKIVGEKVLQKKAGQTVELDACGLQCPGPIMQVYQMIETLDEGDILEVTATDAGFSHDIAAWCKNTGNRLMESKEENGKYMVSIMKGLDETETMANKQQPKKKKTMVVFSGELDRAIASFIIANGAAAMGNEITMFFTFWGLNILRKDQRVDVNKSFMDKMFGKMMPRGSNKLPLSNMNMFGFGAQMIRRVMKEKGVDSLEDLIGQAKANGVKMVACQMSMDVMGIKKEELIDGVEVGGVATFLGESDEANMSLFI; encoded by the coding sequence ATGGTCAAGAAGGTTGTTATTGTTGGTGGTGTTGCAGGGGGTGCTAGTACAGCTGCTCGTTTGAGAAGACTTGACGAAGAGGCAGATATTGTTATTTATGAAAGAGGAGACCATATATCCTTTGCCAACTGTGGTCTGCCCTATCATATTGGTGGAGTTATTAAAGATAGAGAAAGATTACTAGTACAGACACCAGAGGCAATGGAAGCCCGTTTTAATATAAGTGTTAAAGTAAAGCATGAAGTTAAGTCTATTGATAAGGAAAAGAAAGAAGTTTTAGTAAAAGATTTAAAAAATGACCAGACTTTTACTGAAAGTTATGATTATCTGGTTCTTTCACCTGGTGCTGAACCATTTAAACCAGCAATTGAAGGTATTGATAGTAATAATGTTTTTACCTTGAGAAACATACCAGATACTGATAGAATAAATGACTATTTAAAATCTAAAGCCCCTAAAAAAGCTGTAGTAGTTGGCGGGGGTTATATTGGTATTGAAATGGCAGAAAATCTTCAGGAAAGGGGATTAGAGGTATCTCTGGTGGAGATGTTAGACCAGGTTCTCAGTCCTTTAGACTATGAAATGGCTGCTATGGTTCATAATCACCTCAGAATGAAAGGAATTAAACTGTATTTAAAAGATGGTATTAAAGCAGTTAAAAATAGAAATGGTAATACTAATGTTGTACTAGAAAGTGGTCAAGAGATAGCCACAGACATGGTTATTATGTCAATTGGGGTCAGACCAAATGTAGAGTTAGCAGAAGGGGCTGAACTGGCATTAGGACCTACTGGCGGTATTAAGGTAAATGAGTATTTACAGACTTCTGCTGAGAATATATATGCCCTTGGTGATGCAATTGAGGTGAATAATCTGATTAGTGGTAAACCATCCCTTTTACCACTGGCCGGTCCGGCCAATAAACAGGGAAGGATAACTGCTAATAATATTACTCATGGTAATAAAGAAAAATATCGGGCGACCCAGGCTACATCAATTGCCAAGGTATTTGAGATGACTGTTGCTACTACTGGAAATAATGAGAAATTATTAAAAGAGGATGATCTAGCATATCAGGTTTCCTATACAAATTCTAATAATCATGCTGGTTATTATCCAGGGGCCAGTCCTATGTTTATTAAAATAATCTTTACCGCTCAAGAGGGTAAATTACTGGGGGCACAGATTATTGGGCATGATGGTGTTGATAAAAGAATAGATATACTGGCAACAGCGGTTAGACATGGTCTTACTGTATTTGATCTACAGGAATTAGAACTGGCCTATGCCCCACCATATGGTTCTGCTAAAGATCCAGTTAATATGGCTGGTTTTGCTGCTGGTAATATTCTGAAAAATATAGTAGAACCTATTCAATATCATGAAATAGATAAGCTGGATGATAATGTAATATTACTTGATGTACGAGAAGATGTAGAGGTACAGCTGGGAATGATAGAGGGTGCTATCCATATTCCAGTAAATAGTCTACGGGATAGGCTTGATGAGCTAGATAAGAATAAGGAGGTTGTTGTGTATTGTGCTGTAGGACTCAGGGGATATATTGCCTGTCGTATTTTACTACAACATGGTTTTAATAAGGTTAAAAACCTGGTAGGTGGTTATAAACTTTATAGTGCTGTAGAGATGAATAATAAAGAGCTTGCTGAAGAACCAGGTCAAGAAGAGGTATACTCTGCTTCTAATCCTGAAGAAGGAAAAATAGTAGGGGAGAAAGTTTTGCAAAAAAAGGCAGGCCAGACAGTAGAACTTGATGCCTGTGGCTTGCAGTGTCCCGGTCCAATCATGCAGGTCTATCAGATGATAGAAACCCTTGACGAGGGCGACATTCTAGAAGTTACTGCTACTGATGCTGGTTTTTCTCATGATATTGCTGCCTGGTGTAAAAACACTGGTAATAGGCTAATGGAAAGTAAAGAAGAAAATGGTAAATATATGGTTTCTATTATGAAGGGTTTAGATGAGACAGAGACTATGGCTAATAAACAACAGCCTAAAAAGAAAAAGACCATGGTTGTTTTTAGTGGTGAACTAGATAGGGCTATTGCTTCTTTTATAATTGCTAATGGGGCTGCTGCTATGGGTAATGAGATTACAATGTTTTTTACTTTCTGGGGTTTAAACATTTTAAGAAAAGATCAGCGGGTTGATGTTAATAAGAGTTTTATGGATAAGATGTTTGGCAAGATGATGCCCCGAGGTAGCAATAAACTACCCCTTTCCAATATGAATATGTTTGGTTTTGGGGCTCAAATGATTAGGCGTGTAATGAAGGAAAAGGGTGTTGATTCCCTTGAAGACTTGATAGGTCAAGCTAAAGCAAATGGTGTTAAAATGGTAGCTTGCCAGATGTCAATGGATGTTATGGGGATAAAAAAGGAAGAGCTTATTGATGGAGTAGAGGTTGGTGGTGTAGCTACTTTCTTAGGTGAATCTGATGAAGCAAATATGAGTCTTTTTATTTAA
- a CDS encoding ArsR/SmtB family transcription factor: MKNITDEMEQIKEGARLFKALSHPIRLCIVKGLIKEEGCNVSKIQYCLDIPQSTLSQHLIKLKDMGILKGERDGLNVNYYVINEEARRVIQTLFDY; the protein is encoded by the coding sequence GTGAAGAATATAACAGATGAAATGGAGCAGATTAAGGAGGGTGCCAGGCTCTTTAAGGCCTTATCTCATCCAATAAGGCTGTGTATTGTTAAGGGGTTAATTAAGGAAGAAGGTTGTAATGTTTCCAAGATACAGTATTGTCTTGATATACCTCAATCCACTCTCTCACAACACCTAATCAAACTAAAAGATATGGGTATATTAAAGGGAGAAAGGGATGGACTTAATGTTAATTATTATGTAATTAATGAGGAAGCACGCAGGGTTATTCAGACTCTATTTGATTATTAA
- the gatB gene encoding Asp-tRNA(Asn)/Glu-tRNA(Gln) amidotransferase subunit GatB, whose product MSVEYEVVIGLEVHAQLATESKIFCDCSTEFGAAPNTHVCPVCLGLPGTLPVLNKKVLEYAIMAGLALNCEISEYSKFDRKNYFYPDLPKAYQISQFDLPICEHGSIEIETEEGKKEIGITRIHMEEDAGKLIHEGSIDKSTGSLVDYNRTGVPLIEIVSEPDMRTPAEARAYLTQLKKVLEYLEVSDCNMEEGSLRCDANVSIRPVGQKEFGTKAELKNMNSFKAVEKALEYEVERQKIVLGRGDEVVQETRTWDDSLNKTISMRGKEEAHDYRYFPEPDLVPMEVDKEWVKELSDSLPELPVEKMKRFVTAYGLPQYDAEVLTDTKALAELFEEGVTAYDDPKGVSNWIMGDFLRLVKEENIAVEESKLSGELLGKMLQLMDAGTISSKIAKTVFKEMFKTGKDPETIVEEKGLKQISDESKIEEIVDQVISDNPEAVEDIKSGKGKAIGFLVGQVMKETRGKANPGMVNQLLRDKLMD is encoded by the coding sequence ATGAGTGTAGAATATGAGGTAGTTATTGGTTTAGAGGTTCATGCCCAGTTAGCTACTGAGTCAAAGATATTCTGTGATTGTAGTACTGAGTTCGGGGCTGCTCCTAATACCCATGTCTGTCCTGTATGTTTGGGATTACCCGGCACTTTACCTGTTCTGAATAAAAAAGTACTGGAGTATGCTATTATGGCTGGTCTGGCTTTGAATTGTGAAATAAGTGAATACAGTAAGTTTGATCGAAAGAACTACTTTTATCCTGACCTGCCCAAGGCATATCAGATCTCTCAGTTTGATCTCCCTATCTGTGAACATGGCTCTATAGAGATTGAGACAGAAGAAGGGAAGAAAGAGATAGGTATTACCCGGATACATATGGAGGAAGATGCCGGTAAATTAATACATGAAGGTAGTATTGATAAATCAACAGGGAGTCTGGTAGATTATAACCGGACAGGTGTCCCTTTAATTGAGATTGTAAGTGAACCAGATATGAGGACACCTGCTGAGGCCAGGGCATATCTGACCCAGTTAAAAAAGGTACTTGAGTATTTAGAGGTGTCTGATTGTAATATGGAAGAGGGTTCACTCCGCTGTGATGCCAATGTTTCTATTAGACCGGTAGGTCAAAAAGAGTTTGGTACTAAAGCGGAGCTTAAAAATATGAATTCCTTTAAGGCAGTTGAGAAGGCCCTGGAATATGAAGTAGAAAGGCAGAAGATAGTTCTTGGACGTGGTGATGAAGTAGTTCAGGAGACCAGGACCTGGGATGATAGTCTAAATAAAACTATTTCTATGAGGGGAAAAGAGGAGGCTCATGATTACCGATATTTCCCTGAACCTGACCTTGTCCCCATGGAAGTAGATAAAGAGTGGGTTAAAGAACTGTCTGATAGTTTACCTGAACTTCCGGTTGAAAAGATGAAACGCTTTGTGACAGCATATGGCCTCCCTCAGTATGATGCTGAAGTACTTACAGATACTAAAGCCCTGGCTGAGCTTTTTGAGGAAGGGGTAACGGCCTATGATGACCCCAAAGGGGTAAGCAACTGGATTATGGGAGATTTTCTCCGTTTGGTGAAAGAGGAGAATATAGCAGTTGAAGAGAGCAAATTAAGTGGTGAATTGCTGGGTAAGATGCTGCAGTTGATGGATGCTGGTACTATCAGCAGTAAGATTGCCAAGACTGTTTTTAAAGAGATGTTCAAGACTGGAAAAGACCCTGAAACTATTGTTGAGGAAAAGGGTCTAAAACAGATCAGTGATGAGAGTAAGATTGAAGAGATAGTTGATCAGGTTATCAGTGATAACCCTGAGGCTGTCGAAGATATTAAGAGTGGTAAGGGTAAAGCCATTGGTTTTCTTGTCGGACAGGTTATGAAGGAGACCAGGGGCAAGGCCAATCCTGGTATGGTTAATCAGTTGTTACGGGACAAATTGATGGATTAG
- the gatA gene encoding Asp-tRNA(Asn)/Glu-tRNA(Gln) amidotransferase subunit GatA — translation MELYDLTIHELKERLVDQEISVTEVLNTFYERIDQVDDSVRAYVSLTRDEAYQRAGEDLTGSLAGIPLAIKDNMSTEGIKTTCSSNILNNYRPPYDATVVKKLKEAGAIMLGKANMDEFAMGSSTENSGFFKTHNPWNLDHAPGGSSGGSAAAVAAGEAAGALGSDTGGSIRQPAAYCGVVGLKPTYGNVSRYGLVAFASSLDQIGPITKDVKDSAILLNAITGHDPMDSTSVKIDKPDYTEFIKEDVKGLKIGLPEEYFSLEINSEVKESVLTAVKKMEEAGAIVEEVSLPSAEYALAAYYIIAPAEASSNLARYDGVRYGFRSEQASNVSEMFTTTRNQGFGDEVKRRIMLGTYVLSSGYYDAYYLKAQKVRTLIKEDFDKLFKEYDLLISPTTPTTAFKLGEMSDPLEMYQMDIFTVPINIAGIPAISLPSGFDSAGLPIGLQIMGPHFGEGKILQAAYTLEQLLNIKDKRAKVEVSK, via the coding sequence TTGGAGTTATATGATTTAACGATTCACGAATTAAAGGAAAGACTGGTTGATCAAGAGATTTCAGTTACTGAGGTATTAAACACTTTCTATGAGAGAATAGACCAGGTGGATGATAGTGTTAGGGCATATGTCAGCCTGACCAGGGATGAGGCTTATCAAAGAGCAGGGGAGGATCTTACTGGTTCACTGGCTGGTATTCCACTGGCAATTAAAGATAATATGTCTACAGAGGGGATTAAGACTACTTGTTCTTCAAATATTCTTAATAACTATCGACCACCATATGATGCTACAGTTGTTAAAAAACTAAAAGAGGCTGGAGCTATAATGCTTGGTAAAGCCAATATGGATGAGTTTGCTATGGGTTCTTCTACTGAAAACTCCGGTTTTTTTAAGACACATAACCCCTGGAATCTTGACCATGCACCAGGCGGGTCCAGTGGTGGGTCAGCTGCTGCAGTTGCTGCTGGAGAAGCAGCAGGGGCTTTAGGGTCTGATACAGGTGGTTCGATCCGCCAGCCGGCTGCCTATTGTGGGGTTGTTGGTTTAAAACCTACTTATGGTAATGTTTCGCGTTATGGTTTAGTAGCTTTTGCTTCTTCACTTGATCAGATCGGCCCAATTACTAAGGATGTAAAGGATTCAGCTATTTTACTTAATGCCATAACAGGACATGACCCTATGGATTCAACATCAGTTAAGATTGATAAACCGGATTATACTGAGTTTATTAAAGAGGATGTTAAAGGATTAAAAATAGGTCTGCCTGAAGAGTATTTTTCATTAGAGATTAATTCTGAGGTTAAAGAGAGTGTCTTAACTGCTGTTAAAAAAATGGAAGAAGCCGGTGCCATTGTTGAGGAGGTTAGTCTTCCCAGTGCTGAATATGCTCTGGCTGCTTATTATATAATTGCTCCTGCTGAAGCCAGTTCAAACCTGGCCAGATATGATGGGGTTAGATATGGATTTCGCAGTGAACAGGCCAGTAATGTAAGTGAAATGTTTACTACTACCAGGAATCAGGGGTTTGGTGATGAGGTTAAAAGGAGAATTATGCTGGGGACCTATGTGCTGAGTTCTGGTTATTATGATGCTTATTACTTAAAGGCCCAGAAAGTGAGAACACTCATCAAGGAAGATTTTGATAAATTATTTAAAGAATATGACCTGCTTATTTCGCCAACCACCCCAACAACTGCTTTTAAACTAGGTGAGATGAGTGATCCTCTGGAAATGTACCAGATGGATATCTTTACTGTGCCTATTAATATAGCAGGAATACCTGCTATTTCCCTACCTTCTGGATTTGATAGTGCAGGTTTGCCTATTGGTTTACAGATAATGGGGCCGCATTTTGGAGAGGGTAAGATATTACAGGCTGCCTATACACTGGAACAGTTGTTAAATATAAAGGATAAGAGGGCAAAAGTGGAGGTGTCAAAATGA
- the gatC gene encoding Asp-tRNA(Asn)/Glu-tRNA(Gln) amidotransferase subunit GatC, translated as MISKKDVEYIANLANLKVDEADKDVFAKQLGDILEYVEKLNELDTDGVVPTAYTVPMKNVFREDKAEPSIERDKALANAPDKKDGQFRVPPIISE; from the coding sequence ATGATTAGCAAGAAGGATGTAGAGTATATTGCCAACTTAGCCAATCTGAAGGTTGATGAAGCTGACAAAGATGTCTTTGCCAAACAACTTGGTGATATTCTGGAATATGTAGAAAAGTTAAATGAACTTGATACGGATGGTGTTGTCCCTACTGCCTATACTGTGCCCATGAAAAATGTCTTTAGGGAAGATAAGGCAGAACCATCAATTGAGCGGGATAAGGCTTTAGCAAACGCCCCGGATAAAAAGGATGGTCAGTTCAGGGTGCCACCAATTATTAGTGAATAA
- the ligA gene encoding NAD-dependent DNA ligase LigA, producing MINNLREEIRYHEYRYYVLDSPEISDAEYDQLMKKLERLEKENPELITVDSPTQRVGGEPLESFAKVEHSTPMLSLSNAFNDGELRDFANRVYKLAGTREIEFIVEHKIDGLSAILTYERGRYVQGATRGNGIIGEDVTENIRTIRSLPLRLKKDVNLELRGEVYIAKGDFEKINEQRLDRDEEPFANPRNAAAGSIRQLDPRIAAERSLSILVYDLLSYDLEGIDTHSQALNFLIEQGFKVNWHQKCDNIDEVIELCKQWTEERDKLPFEIDGIVIKVNNLALRQELGSTAKSPRWAIAFKFPAQLKTTVIKDIIISVGRTGALTPTALLQAVEIAGSTVSRATLHNEDEIKRKDIRIGDHVLIKKAGDVIPKVVKVIKNKRNGSERIFQMPDSCPVCGGEVAREGDEAVHRCTNVTSCPAQRREGIIHFVSRNAMNIDGVGPALIDQLLDRDLIEDYADLYGLNKDMLLPLDRIGEKSAANVIEAIQMSKQRSLHRLIFALGIRHVGAGVGRVLTEHYHSISNLSRATQEELEQIDEIGPVIAASIVYFFKEIRNQRVIDKLRAAGVKMEEKKVVDNQEKPLQDKKFVFTGGLEKYTRNEAKELVLSAGGKVTSSLSKNTDYLVVGDNPGSKFEKASELGVEILNEEGFDELLGL from the coding sequence ATGATTAATAATTTGCGTGAAGAGATCAGGTATCATGAATACCGCTATTATGTCCTTGATTCACCTGAGATTTCTGATGCTGAATATGATCAATTAATGAAAAAATTGGAAAGACTCGAAAAGGAGAACCCTGAGCTGATTACAGTAGACTCACCGACTCAGCGGGTTGGTGGTGAACCCTTAGAGAGTTTTGCTAAAGTGGAACATAGTACACCGATGTTAAGCCTTAGTAATGCTTTTAATGATGGTGAATTGAGGGATTTTGCTAATAGGGTTTATAAACTGGCCGGGACTAGGGAGATTGAATTCATTGTTGAACATAAAATTGATGGTCTTTCAGCAATATTAACTTATGAAAGAGGACGTTATGTACAGGGGGCTACCAGAGGGAATGGAATTATTGGTGAAGATGTAACAGAAAATATTCGAACCATCCGGAGTCTACCTCTCAGACTTAAAAAGGATGTTAACCTGGAGCTCAGAGGCGAGGTTTACATTGCTAAGGGTGATTTTGAGAAGATAAATGAACAACGTCTGGATAGGGATGAGGAGCCTTTTGCTAACCCGCGAAATGCGGCTGCCGGGTCTATCAGACAGTTAGACCCCCGTATTGCAGCTGAACGCTCACTGTCTATACTGGTTTATGATCTGCTTAGTTATGACCTTGAAGGGATAGATACCCATTCACAGGCCCTTAATTTTTTGATAGAACAGGGTTTTAAGGTGAACTGGCACCAAAAATGTGATAATATAGATGAGGTAATAGAATTATGTAAGCAGTGGACCGAAGAAAGGGATAAACTTCCCTTTGAGATTGATGGGATTGTTATTAAGGTGAATAATCTGGCCTTACGGCAAGAACTTGGTTCTACAGCAAAGAGCCCGCGCTGGGCAATAGCCTTTAAATTTCCTGCCCAGTTAAAAACAACGGTTATTAAAGACATTATTATTTCAGTGGGAAGGACAGGGGCTTTGACCCCGACAGCACTTCTTCAAGCAGTGGAAATAGCTGGTTCAACAGTTAGTAGGGCTACATTACATAATGAAGATGAAATAAAGAGGAAAGATATTAGAATAGGTGACCATGTATTAATTAAAAAAGCTGGTGATGTGATTCCCAAGGTTGTTAAAGTCATTAAAAATAAGAGGAATGGTAGTGAGCGAATATTTCAAATGCCTGACAGTTGTCCTGTATGTGGTGGAGAGGTAGCCCGTGAAGGTGATGAGGCAGTTCACAGGTGTACTAATGTAACCAGTTGTCCAGCACAACGGAGAGAGGGTATTATTCACTTTGTTTCACGTAATGCTATGAATATAGATGGGGTTGGTCCGGCCTTGATAGACCAGTTGTTGGACAGGGATTTAATAGAGGATTATGCTGACCTTTATGGTCTCAATAAAGATATGCTATTACCCCTGGACAGAATTGGTGAAAAGTCAGCTGCTAATGTAATTGAGGCCATTCAAATGAGTAAGCAGAGGTCTTTACATAGATTAATCTTTGCTCTGGGTATCAGGCATGTTGGAGCAGGTGTTGGAAGGGTTCTTACCGAGCATTATCATTCGATTAGCAATTTATCCCGGGCTACTCAGGAGGAGCTAGAGCAAATAGATGAAATAGGTCCGGTAATTGCTGCGAGTATTGTCTATTTCTTTAAAGAAATAAGGAACCAGCGGGTTATTGACAAATTAAGGGCTGCTGGTGTTAAAATGGAAGAAAAAAAGGTAGTAGATAACCAAGAAAAACCCTTACAGGATAAGAAATTTGTTTTTACCGGCGGTCTAGAGAAATATACCCGTAATGAGGCTAAAGAACTGGTTTTATCTGCCGGGGGTAAAGTTACTTCAAGTCTCAGTAAAAATACGGATTACCTGGTGGTAGGAGATAACCCTGGTTCTAAATTTGAGAAGGCCAGCGAGCTGGGGGTTGAAATATTAAATGAAGAGGGATTTGATGAATTATTAGGATTATAA